In Numenius arquata chromosome 17, bNumArq3.hap1.1, whole genome shotgun sequence, a genomic segment contains:
- the TMEM100 gene encoding transmembrane protein 100 → MTNEPIKEILGAPRHPDSVTTEKSNNNDCVITTIPLVSECQLTAATGGAELSCYRCTIPFGVVILIAGIVVTAVAYSFNSHGSIISVFGLVLLSSGLLLLASSAVCWKIRQQNKKAKRRESQTALVANQRTLFG, encoded by the coding sequence ATGACAAACGAACCTATTAAAGAGATCCTGGGTGCTCCAAGGCATCCTGACTCTGTAACCACGGAGAAGAGTAATAACAATGACTGTGTGATAACCACCATCCCTCTCGTCAGTGAATGCCAGCTGACGGCAGCAACAGGGGGAGCAGAACTCTCCTGTTACCGCTGTACCATCCCCTTTGGTGTGGTTATCCTCATAGCCGGCATTGTGGTTACTGCTGTGGCGTACAGCTTCAATTCCCATGGATCCATCATCTCCGTGTTTGGATTAGTCCTCTTGTCATCAGGACTCCTTTTGCTGGCTTCTAGTGCAGTGTGCTGGAAAATCAGGcagcaaaacaagaaagcaaagaggcGGGAGAGCCAGACAGCGCTTGTGGCAAATCAGCGAACCCTGTTTGGTTAA